The DNA window AAGTTGTTGTCGTTTGGCCTGAGGGAATCGGAAACCCGGATGACTGGAAGATGCCTCCATGGGTGAAGATAGAGTAAAGATCAACCATGAACCTCTCAATTTTTTTGACGGAGTTTTCATCGGTTCCATATTTGCCATTGCTACAATTGGCTTGTCGTTTTTCTACACAACAACCGGCGTTTTCAACTTTGCCCACGGAGCTTTGCTTATGCTCGGAGGATATCTAACCTACACAGCACTAACCCACCTTAAACTTCCTCTGTTTTTTGCTGCAATTTTCAGCGTTCTTCTTGTTGCATCTTTCATGACCGCTTTCTACTACCTCTCCCTTCTGCCGATAAGAAAGCAGCACATAACTTCCATAATAATAACGCTCGCCCTCCTTTTAATGCTCGAAAGACTGATAACTGTGCTGTACGGACCTTGGGGGCTTCCCTTTCCAACGTTTTTCCCGGGAGTCGTAAATTTCGCTGGAGTAGAAGTTAGTTTGCAAAAAATTTACGTAACGATCTCGAACATCTTGGTCATATTCGTTTTCTGGCTTTTGATTTCGAAGACTTGGATTGGTCTTGGAATTCGAGCGACGATAGATAACGAGGATGTGGCTGAAGCCCTTGGAATTAACGCAAGCAGAATGCATTTACTCAGCGTTTTCATTTCTTCAGCGATAACAGCGTTCGGAGGGATAAATATAGCAGCAACCCTCTTCCTTTCTCCCATCCTCATGTCCCAGATGAACGTAGTAGCGATAACAGTCTCCATATTAGCCGGGCTTGGAAGCATTTGGGGAGTTATCCCAGCTGCTTTCATTCTCGGCTTCGCTGACGTTATTGGTGCAACGATCTTCGGAGGATGGTTCAGATTCGTGAGTATGACGCTTGTGGTCATATTGGTTCTTATAGTTAGACCGCGAGGAATATTCGGTCAGATGGAGAGAATAGTATGAAGGCTCGGTTTGCGTTGATAGCTTTGCTGTTAGCAGCCTATGCCGCTTATCCACTCGTTTCAGGAGACGGCTACATCATGAGAGTGCTGATTCTCGTGCACATCTTCGCAATATTGGCGGCAAGCCTCGACCTTATAGTAGGCTACACCGGACAGCTCACAGCCGGACACACAGCCATATGGGGTTGGGGAGCATACTTTGCAGCTTGGTCAATTTTATATTTCAACGCCCCTCCAGCAGCATCTCTGTTCGTTTCAGCAGTTGTTGGAGCACTTCTTGGCTTTGGAATCGGAGTTCTTTGCCTGAGATTTAAGTATTTACTATTAACGCTCGTTACATTTGCAATTTTAATTCTCTCATACGCCATAGCCAGACAGTTCACATCTATTACCGGCGGAGAACTCGGAATCCATGGCATTCCAAAGCTCTCCGATAACACACTCGTGATATTTTACGTGAGCTTTGCAGCTTTGATAGCCACGATATTAATCCTCCTTGCAATAACAAAATCAGAAATCGGGCTGAGAATGAGGGCGATAAAGGATAGCGAAGAGGGGGCAAAGGTTCTTGGCGTGGATGTCGTTAAGTATAAAGTTCTCGCCAACGTTATAGGCTCAACTTTTGCTGGCTTTGCCGGAGGATTGTACACGACTTACATGGGAAGCGTTGGCTCGACGAACTTCTACGTGGATCACTTACTTAGACTGATACTCATGTGGGGGATAGGTGGTGGAGGAAGCATAATAGGTCCGGCAATTGGAGCTTACATCGTAATGCTGCTGTCAGAATACCTAAGAGTTATAGAGGAGTACCGTCTTATACTCTTCGGGGCGGCTTTGATAGTGATTCTTCGAGTTTTTCCCTCGGGAGTTTACGGTATTATAAGAAAGGTGCTGTGAGGGAAGGACTATGGAAGTTCTCAGAGTTTCGAATCTCGTCAAGAGGTTTGAAGGTGTTGTAGCTGTGAACAACGTCAGCTTCTCGGTGGAGAAGGGGGAAGTAGTTGGAATCATCGGACCCAACGGAAGTGGAAAGACCACGCTACTGAACTTAATCTCCGGACTGATCAGACCGGATGATGGGAAAGTGTACATCAAAGGAGAAGCTGTTGATCCGAAACCCCACGAGATCGCTTTGAGAGGAGTAGGAAGAACTTTTCAGATTCCAAAGCTGTTCCATACTATGACAGTTCTCGAAAACATGCTCGTTCCGGTTGTAGAGGGTGAGGATAAGGGAAAAAAAGCAGAGGAACTTTTGAAGTTTTTCGAACTTTATCATTTGAAGGATGAACTGGCTGGAAACTTAAGTGGAGGGCAGCAAAAGTTACTTGAGATCGCCAGAGTCATGATGCTCGATCCGAGCATTTTGCTAATGGACGAACCGTTTGCGGGGGTTCACCACAAAATTGTTAGAAGGATAGTTGATCACATTAAAAAGCTTAGAGGAGAAAAGACTTTCCTGATTGTAAGCCACGATATGCACACAATCTTTGGATTGTGCGACAGAATGCTCGTGATGAACGAGGGGAAGGTGCTTGCAGAAGGGACTCCAGAGGAAATTAGAAGGAGTAAGGAGATAATAAAAATCTACTTGGGTGTCTGAAATGCTCAGAGTCGAAAACCTCTCTTCTGGCTACCACAAGGATATTAACGTTCTCAACGGAGTTTCACTTGAGGTTAAAAAGGGAACGATCACTTCCGTTCTCGGTCCAAACGGCAGCGGAAAATCAACCCTTCTAAAGACAATCTACGGCTATCTAAAGCCTTTCAGTGGTAGAGTAATTTACAACGGAGAAGATGTAACAAACCTACCTCCCCACGAGAAAATTAAAAAAGGAATAGCCTACATTTCCCAAGAGCACGGGATATTTCATTCTCTAACGGTGGAAGAGAATCTGAAAGCTGGAATGTGGATATACAGAAAGAACAAAGAACTCGTAAAGGAGAAATTGAAAGCAGTTTACGACAGATTTCCAATTTTGAAGGAAAAGAGGAACGTGAAAGCAGGATTTTTGAGTGGAGGGCAACAAAAACTTCTCCAGTTCAGCGTAGCTTTATTAAGTAATCCAGAACTAATACTCGTGGACGAGCCGACAGCCGGACTTTCGCCGATAGCGAGTGAAGAGGTGTACGAAATTTTGAAAGAATTAAAAAGAGAAGGTAAGACGATATTGCTCGTGGAACAAAACCTGAGAAAGGCTATAGAAGTTTCCGATTTCGCTTACGTGCTCGAACTTGGAAAAATCAGATACGGAGGAGATAGGGAGGACTTCGAAAGAGGGTTAAAGAGGATTCTTTCAGTCTGGGGGTTCGAGCTCTAAGGATTACCAGCAACCGCTTTAAAGCCTTTTCCAGCGTAAAGCTTTTCTCTTAGTTTCAAAGCCACGTTTACGAGGCTAATAAGCACCGGCACTTCTATTAAAGGACCTATTACGGTTGCAAAAGCCTGATTGCTGTAAATTCCCCAGATCGCAACGGCAACAGCTATAGCCAGCTCGAAATCGTTGCTTGCGGCAGTGAAAGCTACGGCGGTAGCTTTAGGGTAGTCAACTTTAAGTTTGTAGGCGATGAAAAACGTGACGAACCACATTATGAGGAAGTAGAGGGTTAGGGGAATCGCAACCCTCACGACCTGCATCGGTAGCTCCACTATGTACTCCCCCTTCAGCGAGAACATGATTACGATCGTGAAAAGCAACGCAGCCGGAGTTAGCAAACTTATCTTCGGAGCGAGGACGTTTTCGAACCACTCCCTTCCCTTAACTTTAAAGCTCCCGTATCTTGTAGTCACTCCCATTATGAAGGGGATTCCGAGGTAAATGAACACGGTTTTTGCCGCTTCAGCTATGCTTATATTGGCTTCAACCCCTTTAACCAATCCGAGAGCGTTGAGGGCGAGGGTGATGAAGATGTACATGTAGACAGCGTAAAATAAGATCTGAAAGATGGCGTTGAAAGCTACAAGCCCCACGGCAAGCTCTCTATCACCTTCTGCAAGCTCGTTCCATACAATCACCATGGCTATACATCTCGCAAGTCCGACGAGTATAACTCCCACCAT is part of the Ferroglobus placidus DSM 10642 genome and encodes:
- a CDS encoding branched-chain amino acid ABC transporter permease — its product is MGEDRVKINHEPLNFFDGVFIGSIFAIATIGLSFFYTTTGVFNFAHGALLMLGGYLTYTALTHLKLPLFFAAIFSVLLVASFMTAFYYLSLLPIRKQHITSIIITLALLLMLERLITVLYGPWGLPFPTFFPGVVNFAGVEVSLQKIYVTISNILVIFVFWLLISKTWIGLGIRATIDNEDVAEALGINASRMHLLSVFISSAITAFGGINIAATLFLSPILMSQMNVVAITVSILAGLGSIWGVIPAAFILGFADVIGATIFGGWFRFVSMTLVVILVLIVRPRGIFGQMERIV
- a CDS encoding ABC transporter ATP-binding protein, whose protein sequence is MEVLRVSNLVKRFEGVVAVNNVSFSVEKGEVVGIIGPNGSGKTTLLNLISGLIRPDDGKVYIKGEAVDPKPHEIALRGVGRTFQIPKLFHTMTVLENMLVPVVEGEDKGKKAEELLKFFELYHLKDELAGNLSGGQQKLLEIARVMMLDPSILLMDEPFAGVHHKIVRRIVDHIKKLRGEKTFLIVSHDMHTIFGLCDRMLVMNEGKVLAEGTPEEIRRSKEIIKIYLGV
- the arsB gene encoding ACR3 family arsenite efflux transporter, encoding MAEDYLTLHKKGLSIIEKYLTLWIFLAIIFGIALGYVYPEIAEIIGSLSIGTTSIPIAIGLILMMYPPLAKVRYEEMGKVFRNLKLLAFSLIQNWIVGPVVMFLLAITLLRDMPEFMVGVILVGLARCIAMVIVWNELAEGDRELAVGLVAFNAIFQILFYAVYMYIFITLALNALGLVKGVEANISIAEAAKTVFIYLGIPFIMGVTTRYGSFKVKGREWFENVLAPKISLLTPAALLFTIVIMFSLKGEYIVELPMQVVRVAIPLTLYFLIMWFVTFFIAYKLKVDYPKATAVAFTAASNDFELAIAVAVAIWGIYSNQAFATVIGPLIEVPVLISLVNVALKLREKLYAGKGFKAVAGNP
- a CDS encoding branched-chain amino acid ABC transporter permease; this encodes MKARFALIALLLAAYAAYPLVSGDGYIMRVLILVHIFAILAASLDLIVGYTGQLTAGHTAIWGWGAYFAAWSILYFNAPPAASLFVSAVVGALLGFGIGVLCLRFKYLLLTLVTFAILILSYAIARQFTSITGGELGIHGIPKLSDNTLVIFYVSFAALIATILILLAITKSEIGLRMRAIKDSEEGAKVLGVDVVKYKVLANVIGSTFAGFAGGLYTTYMGSVGSTNFYVDHLLRLILMWGIGGGGSIIGPAIGAYIVMLLSEYLRVIEEYRLILFGAALIVILRVFPSGVYGIIRKVL
- a CDS encoding ABC transporter ATP-binding protein; translated protein: MLRVENLSSGYHKDINVLNGVSLEVKKGTITSVLGPNGSGKSTLLKTIYGYLKPFSGRVIYNGEDVTNLPPHEKIKKGIAYISQEHGIFHSLTVEENLKAGMWIYRKNKELVKEKLKAVYDRFPILKEKRNVKAGFLSGGQQKLLQFSVALLSNPELILVDEPTAGLSPIASEEVYEILKELKREGKTILLVEQNLRKAIEVSDFAYVLELGKIRYGGDREDFERGLKRILSVWGFEL